In Pseudomonas nunensis, a single window of DNA contains:
- a CDS encoding NEL-type E3 ubiquitin ligase domain-containing protein, with product MSSTPVTTTPQDMTPEEQGVFFDFFKRENLPAWLLETSPQRRKALHAALVASHHSRAEVIKVMAGLKNMEKFCAPLLAKAMSDKFGAPLDINGIVFQHIRSTSSFLGLNKKLVLPIDRDVLVAACENFEESETLASNYHEKSLIYQPKRINGIANNVLDIQPHEFAQLCRQLDLGKQYQTHLDSVFQPYVSTGEVRNKCSAHARRQLDVDRHTALMQKHIGEKVFQMLGELVENQASIKLDTHTIAFKRLELQEYSLHGAMLIVAVSNGAYFDNPCVLYLPGDPIQPLKEYPTYRRFELGLSDRLRTEAFQSYITGMVTLVDLAGFQYMLKQRLFGTNTGWMLPTHTAFIPVMAIETESDFFTELYRQRVVRVMADARQLVVPTGDEDEKSRIARLEGYKELGLDIALFAASFIPVVGEVLMAVAAVQLLLGVYHGVESWAAGEQEQATDYFFDTLENLIVMAALVAGGAAAKATFLKVRGSSFVESLRRVRLSGDEERLWKPSLVPYRQDMTLPAWLEPDEKGLRWIDDQAYLAVDKHVYAVRQQADSGLWEVQRPAIRETYYPQLETNDAGAWRHDSELPQEWDRLKLFRRMGYSEEDIPDARAEQILSVSAVDERILRRALIDRMNPPALLVDTVRRFGTDQSVSLFIEQLQGATAEPLADADLQLRLLMTLKKWPAQTGLKVVDVEGRTVQAYAHEDAKTTTKTVSLTQAQVKGGTFYAPLLAGLSDSQKQSLLDSASKAPAEQSEALVKVLAEQADRKRQELFAWIYRRGVPVQESRTSPLRNQFTDLPISVLDELVHYAEDSEWAELDDGKVPLRLAEEARRFQQVVRISRAYEGLYLNASGGIDTDRLVFNTMKNLPGWKGDIYLQLLEYSFYTEEFASLGAEDSTQKLLISAHPDRYQVFDENYDIRSYLLGRTREHYFQALWDGLTPLRRQALGVGVDGDTGALVLREKITALALQRHGTAGQVLGIAFRRQGYVSPMRLADPLLGTGSSKHLSEPLTSAAKSPALIHRAKELYPSQSPEQIDLFLTGLGPVEVLAARQLEHLRLEYLKIVEVLQGWIGRDSWYQLADEPRIKVSVLAKSRVAREIIRCWRKETTSRLTLDGRLYELSLPPLHVGELPIITGDFSHVGSLVMDRIGAGAGMNSFLYNFKQLRHLSLVGNGLTRVALAIGEMPRLETLNLSENQIRLTSATVDVLAGLTHLKTLNLNNNPTLSLIPNVARLTRLQRLELSNTGITQWPAGATGLAELQVLDLRNNRISQIPEDVFAASGRLNKGTDIGGNPLTAETKRRLAAYQLTTEIGLGMVLSGQWSGLVGAVADMSMSATWLTGVNAQEAVQKRILWTSLLAYPDGTPFFSLLTQLRYTADFRIVYRSLRQRVWDVVAAAAEDDALRRALFRMASTGRSSADGISLLFSDLHVRVLCYRAMTAARTGIDALEGQLALLLRGLFRLQEVERLALNNILSRRRTGPLTGEQAMEVSLAFRVGLAERLNLPAQPRELNNRLSVDVIPPTLDWAYTKVVAAEHTTQLLDWISAQEFWTEYLESTHREQFDELTIRSALAFAQLDGQLHYTREQFTQSMDGIVTNYTNERSTLFRQLTSQALARHPELVLPATAGR from the coding sequence ATGTCTTCAACGCCAGTTACTACAACACCCCAGGATATGACGCCCGAAGAGCAAGGCGTTTTCTTCGATTTCTTCAAGCGTGAAAATCTCCCGGCATGGCTGCTGGAAACCTCCCCGCAAAGGCGCAAAGCCCTGCACGCAGCCCTTGTTGCCAGTCATCACTCCCGTGCCGAAGTCATCAAGGTTATGGCCGGGTTGAAAAACATGGAAAAATTCTGTGCTCCCTTATTGGCCAAGGCCATGTCCGATAAGTTCGGCGCGCCCCTGGATATAAACGGCATTGTTTTTCAGCATATTCGCTCCACTTCAAGTTTTCTGGGGCTTAATAAGAAACTCGTGTTGCCTATCGACAGGGATGTGTTGGTCGCCGCGTGTGAGAACTTCGAGGAGAGTGAAACGCTTGCCAGTAACTATCATGAGAAATCGCTGATCTATCAGCCGAAGCGTATCAACGGAATAGCCAACAATGTGCTGGATATCCAGCCCCATGAGTTTGCGCAGCTGTGCCGCCAACTGGACCTGGGCAAGCAATACCAGACGCACCTCGACAGTGTTTTCCAGCCCTACGTCAGCACCGGCGAGGTCCGAAATAAATGTTCGGCTCACGCCCGGCGACAACTCGACGTTGATCGGCACACGGCACTCATGCAGAAACACATTGGCGAGAAGGTTTTTCAGATGCTCGGAGAGCTTGTGGAAAACCAGGCGTCGATCAAGCTCGACACTCACACCATCGCCTTCAAGCGTCTGGAGCTGCAGGAGTATTCGTTGCACGGCGCGATGCTGATAGTCGCGGTCAGTAACGGGGCTTATTTCGATAATCCGTGCGTGCTGTATTTACCTGGCGATCCAATACAGCCATTGAAGGAGTATCCGACCTACAGGCGATTTGAGCTGGGCCTGAGCGATCGATTGCGCACCGAGGCGTTCCAGTCCTACATCACGGGGATGGTCACTCTGGTGGATCTGGCGGGATTTCAGTACATGCTCAAGCAGCGTTTGTTTGGGACCAACACAGGCTGGATGCTGCCAACCCACACGGCGTTCATTCCCGTGATGGCTATCGAGACGGAAAGCGATTTTTTCACCGAGCTTTACCGCCAGCGCGTAGTCAGGGTGATGGCAGATGCACGGCAGTTGGTAGTGCCGACCGGCGATGAGGACGAAAAAAGCCGCATTGCACGGCTGGAAGGTTACAAGGAGTTGGGACTCGATATTGCGTTGTTCGCCGCTTCCTTCATTCCGGTGGTGGGCGAGGTATTGATGGCGGTAGCTGCGGTCCAACTGTTGCTTGGGGTTTACCACGGCGTCGAGAGCTGGGCCGCCGGGGAGCAGGAACAGGCCACGGATTACTTCTTCGACACCTTGGAAAACCTCATCGTCATGGCGGCACTGGTCGCAGGCGGGGCGGCGGCGAAAGCTACCTTCCTGAAAGTCAGGGGCTCGAGCTTTGTCGAAAGCTTGCGCCGGGTCAGGTTATCCGGTGACGAGGAGCGTCTGTGGAAGCCGAGCCTGGTGCCTTACCGACAGGATATGACGTTGCCGGCCTGGCTTGAGCCCGATGAAAAGGGGCTGCGCTGGATCGACGATCAGGCCTACCTGGCCGTAGACAAACATGTCTACGCCGTTCGCCAACAGGCGGACAGTGGCTTGTGGGAGGTGCAGAGGCCGGCGATCCGGGAAACCTATTATCCGCAACTTGAAACCAACGACGCCGGGGCCTGGCGCCACGATTCCGAACTGCCACAAGAGTGGGATCGACTGAAGCTGTTTCGGCGAATGGGCTACTCGGAGGAGGATATTCCAGACGCCAGGGCCGAGCAGATTCTGTCGGTCAGTGCCGTCGATGAGCGGATTTTGCGCCGGGCGCTGATTGACCGCATGAACCCGCCGGCGCTGTTGGTCGATACCGTTCGCCGCTTTGGTACCGATCAATCCGTGAGTCTGTTTATCGAGCAATTGCAGGGCGCAACCGCCGAACCCCTGGCCGATGCCGATCTACAGCTGCGGCTGTTGATGACCCTGAAGAAGTGGCCCGCGCAGACAGGGCTCAAGGTGGTCGATGTCGAAGGTCGGACCGTGCAGGCATACGCTCACGAAGACGCCAAGACAACGACAAAAACCGTCAGCCTGACCCAGGCGCAGGTTAAGGGCGGGACGTTCTATGCGCCCCTGCTGGCGGGCTTGAGCGACTCTCAAAAGCAGAGCCTGCTGGACTCGGCATCCAAGGCGCCCGCCGAACAGAGCGAGGCCTTGGTGAAAGTGCTGGCCGAGCAGGCTGATCGCAAGCGGCAGGAGCTGTTTGCCTGGATCTACCGGCGTGGTGTGCCTGTACAGGAGAGCCGTACCAGTCCCTTGCGCAATCAATTTACCGACTTGCCGATCAGCGTGCTCGATGAGTTGGTGCATTACGCCGAGGACAGCGAATGGGCCGAACTGGATGACGGCAAAGTCCCTTTGCGCCTGGCCGAGGAAGCCCGACGCTTCCAACAAGTGGTGCGCATCAGCCGAGCCTACGAGGGGCTGTACCTGAACGCGAGCGGTGGCATCGATACTGATCGCTTGGTGTTCAATACCATGAAGAATCTTCCAGGCTGGAAAGGCGATATTTATCTTCAACTGTTGGAGTACTCGTTCTACACCGAAGAATTTGCCAGTTTGGGCGCCGAAGATTCCACGCAAAAATTACTGATCAGCGCTCATCCGGATCGCTATCAAGTGTTTGATGAGAACTACGACATCCGCAGCTACCTGTTGGGACGAACCCGCGAGCATTACTTCCAGGCCTTGTGGGATGGATTGACACCACTTCGTCGCCAGGCATTGGGCGTGGGCGTGGACGGGGACACAGGGGCGTTGGTGCTGCGGGAAAAGATCACCGCGCTGGCACTGCAGCGCCACGGGACGGCCGGTCAAGTCCTGGGCATCGCGTTTCGCCGCCAGGGCTACGTGTCACCCATGCGCCTGGCCGATCCGTTATTGGGCACCGGTTCCAGTAAGCATCTCTCTGAACCCCTGACGTCGGCCGCCAAGTCTCCCGCATTGATCCATCGCGCGAAAGAGCTGTACCCCTCGCAGTCGCCGGAACAGATCGATCTGTTTCTGACAGGGTTGGGCCCCGTTGAAGTACTGGCAGCCAGGCAGCTGGAACACCTCAGGCTCGAATACCTGAAGATCGTCGAGGTGCTGCAGGGCTGGATCGGTCGCGATAGCTGGTACCAGTTGGCAGATGAGCCACGGATCAAAGTGTCGGTACTGGCCAAATCCAGGGTCGCCCGGGAAATCATCCGTTGCTGGCGCAAAGAGACTACCAGCCGACTCACCCTTGACGGTCGACTGTATGAGCTGTCGCTACCGCCGTTGCATGTGGGGGAATTGCCGATCATTACCGGCGACTTCAGCCATGTCGGCTCGCTGGTCATGGACCGAATCGGTGCCGGCGCCGGAATGAACAGCTTTTTGTATAACTTCAAACAACTGCGCCACCTGTCTTTGGTCGGCAACGGTCTGACAAGGGTGGCCTTGGCTATCGGCGAGATGCCGCGCCTGGAAACCCTCAACCTGAGTGAAAACCAGATTCGGCTGACCAGCGCTACGGTCGATGTACTGGCTGGTTTGACCCACCTCAAGACCCTGAACCTGAACAATAACCCGACCTTGAGCCTGATCCCCAATGTCGCTCGGTTGACCCGGCTTCAGCGCCTTGAGTTAAGCAATACGGGGATCACTCAGTGGCCCGCAGGCGCCACCGGGCTGGCCGAATTGCAAGTGCTGGACCTGCGCAACAACCGTATCAGCCAGATCCCGGAAGATGTGTTTGCGGCTTCCGGCCGCTTGAACAAAGGCACCGATATTGGCGGTAATCCGTTGACTGCCGAGACAAAACGGCGGCTTGCGGCCTATCAACTCACCACGGAAATCGGTCTTGGAATGGTGCTGTCAGGGCAATGGTCGGGATTGGTTGGCGCCGTGGCGGACATGAGCATGAGCGCGACCTGGCTGACCGGCGTCAATGCGCAGGAGGCCGTGCAAAAACGCATTCTGTGGACCTCGTTGTTGGCGTATCCGGACGGCACGCCGTTTTTTTCGCTCTTGACGCAATTGCGCTATACCGCTGATTTCCGGATCGTCTACCGCTCGTTGCGCCAGCGGGTGTGGGACGTGGTAGCAGCGGCTGCCGAAGACGACGCCTTGCGGCGCGCGCTGTTTCGCATGGCCAGCACCGGTCGCAGCAGCGCCGACGGGATTTCGCTGTTGTTCAGCGACCTGCATGTGCGGGTGCTGTGCTACCGGGCCATGACCGCCGCCAGAACCGGGATCGACGCTCTGGAAGGTCAACTGGCCCTGTTGCTGCGTGGCTTGTTCCGGTTGCAGGAAGTCGAGCGACTGGCCCTCAATAACATCCTTTCGCGCCG
- the sohB gene encoding protease SohB: MEFFAEYASFLAKTVTLVIAILVVLASFAALRSKGRRKSAGQLQVSKLNDFYKGLRERLEQSLLDKDQLKALRKSQSKTEKKQKKKPEAKARVFVLDFDGDIKASATESLRHEITALLTLATPKDEVVLRLESGGGMVHSYGLASSQLARIRDAGVPLTVCIDKVAASGGYMMACIGEKIISAPFAILGSIGVVAQLPNVNRLLKKHDIDFEVLTAGEYKRTLTVFGENTEKGREKFQEDLDITHALFKNFVARYRPQLAINEVATGEVWLGVAALDKQLVDELKTSDEYLSERAKGAELYHLHYAERKSLQERVGLAASGSIDRVLLSWWSRLTQQRFW, from the coding sequence GTGGAGTTTTTTGCCGAGTACGCCAGTTTTCTGGCCAAGACCGTGACACTGGTGATCGCCATTCTGGTGGTCCTGGCCAGTTTCGCGGCATTGCGCAGCAAAGGTCGGCGCAAGTCGGCCGGTCAGTTGCAGGTCAGCAAACTCAATGATTTCTACAAAGGGCTGCGCGAACGCCTGGAGCAATCCCTGCTCGACAAGGATCAGCTCAAGGCGCTACGCAAGTCCCAGTCCAAAACCGAGAAGAAACAGAAGAAGAAACCCGAAGCCAAGGCCCGGGTATTCGTGCTGGATTTCGACGGCGACATCAAGGCGTCGGCCACTGAAAGCCTGCGCCACGAGATCACTGCACTGCTGACCCTCGCCACGCCCAAGGATGAAGTCGTCCTGCGCCTGGAAAGCGGCGGTGGCATGGTTCACAGCTATGGTTTGGCCTCGTCGCAACTGGCGCGCATCCGCGACGCCGGTGTGCCGCTGACCGTGTGCATCGACAAGGTTGCCGCCAGCGGCGGCTACATGATGGCGTGCATCGGCGAGAAGATTATCAGCGCGCCATTTGCGATCCTCGGTTCGATCGGCGTGGTAGCGCAACTGCCGAACGTCAACCGACTGCTGAAAAAGCACGATATCGACTTTGAAGTGCTGACCGCTGGTGAGTACAAGCGCACCCTGACCGTGTTTGGCGAAAACACCGAGAAGGGCCGCGAAAAATTCCAGGAAGACCTGGACATCACCCACGCGCTGTTCAAGAACTTCGTCGCCCGCTATCGCCCGCAACTGGCTATCAATGAAGTGGCCACCGGCGAAGTCTGGCTCGGTGTGGCGGCGCTGGACAAGCAACTGGTAGACGAACTGAAGACCAGTGACGAATACCTCTCCGAGCGCGCCAAGGGCGCCGAGCTGTACCACCTGCACTACGCCGAACGCAAAAGCCTGCAGGAGCGCGTCGGCCTGGCCGCCAGCGGTTCCATCGACCGCGTGCTGCTGAGCTGGTGGAGTCGTTTGACCCAACAACGTTTCTGGTAA
- a CDS encoding histidine phosphatase family protein: MGSIYLIRHGQASFGADDYDVLSPTGVRQAEILGQHLAGLGVSFDRCLSGDLRRQQHTANCALEQYAAVGLPVPTLEIDSAFNEFDADAVIRALLPAMLEDEPEALDILRNAAQNRAEFQRIFALIIERWLAGTYDTPGLESWLGFVERVQAGLHRILEQADNTQKIAVFTSGGTITALLHLITQMPARQAFELNWQIVNTSLNQLKFRGREVALASFNSHAHLQLLKAPELITFR, encoded by the coding sequence GTGGGCAGCATCTACTTGATTCGACATGGCCAGGCCTCCTTTGGTGCAGACGACTATGACGTCCTGTCGCCGACCGGTGTACGCCAGGCAGAAATCCTCGGTCAGCACCTGGCCGGGCTGGGTGTCAGCTTCGATCGCTGCCTGTCGGGGGACTTGCGCCGCCAGCAACATACGGCCAACTGCGCGCTGGAACAGTACGCGGCCGTGGGCCTGCCGGTGCCAACCCTGGAAATCGATTCCGCCTTCAACGAATTCGACGCCGACGCGGTGATCCGCGCCCTGCTCCCGGCCATGCTGGAAGACGAACCCGAAGCCCTCGATATCCTGCGCAACGCCGCGCAAAACCGCGCCGAGTTCCAGCGCATCTTCGCCCTGATCATTGAGCGCTGGCTGGCCGGCACCTACGACACGCCGGGGCTGGAAAGCTGGCTGGGCTTTGTCGAACGTGTGCAGGCCGGTCTGCATCGCATTCTGGAGCAGGCCGACAACACCCAGAAAATCGCCGTGTTCACTTCCGGCGGCACCATCACCGCTCTGCTCCACCTCATTACGCAAATGCCTGCGCGGCAGGCCTTTGAACTCAACTGGCAAATCGTCAACACCTCGCTCAACCAACTGAAGTTTCGTGGTCGCGAGGTGGCTCTGGCTTCCTTCAACAGTCATGCACACCTGCAACTGCTGAAGGCCCCGGAACTCATCACGTTTCGCTGA
- a CDS encoding SCP2 sterol-binding domain-containing protein — MTSVADAVQAMKAKFNPAAAAGLDLVFGFRIDDTKNFSLIVKDSTCELKEGENPDAQVTLVMDGETLEGIVDGSTDGMQAFMGGKLRAEGDMMLAMKLSELFPS; from the coding sequence ATGACCTCCGTAGCTGATGCCGTACAAGCAATGAAAGCCAAGTTCAACCCAGCCGCTGCTGCCGGTCTGGACCTGGTATTCGGTTTCCGCATCGACGACACCAAGAACTTCTCGCTGATCGTCAAAGACAGCACCTGCGAGCTCAAAGAAGGCGAGAACCCGGACGCCCAGGTCACTCTGGTGATGGACGGCGAAACCCTGGAAGGCATCGTCGACGGTTCGACCGACGGTATGCAGGCGTTCATGGGCGGCAAACTGCGCGCTGAAGGCGACATGATGCTGGCGATGAAACTGTCCGAGCTGTTCCCTTCGTAA
- a CDS encoding amidohydrolase — protein sequence MPDAPADLILYNGRLHTVDRKKPQASAVAIKDGRFVVVGSDAQAMALQGPGTQIIDLHGRTVIPGLNDSHLHLIRGGLNYNLELRWEGVPSLVDALRMLKDQADRTPTPQWVRVVGGWNEFQFAEKRLPTIEELNKAAPDTPVFVLHLYDRALLNRAALKVVGYTRDTPNPPGGEIVRDANGDPTGMLIARPNAMILYSTLAKGPKLPLEYQVNSTRQFMRELNRLGLTSAIDAGGGYQNYPDDYQVIQQLAKDQQLTVRIAYNLFTQKPKEELTDFKNWTSTSHYGQGDDFLRHNGAGEMLVFSAADFEDFLEPRPDLPQTMEQELEPVVRHLVEQRWPFRLHATYNESISRMLDVFEKVNRDIPFNGLPWFFDHAETITPQNIERVKALGGGIAIQDRMAFQGEYFVDRYGAKAAEHTPPIARMLAEGIPVGAGTDATRVSSYNPWTSMYWLVSGRTVGGMELYPQGLSRDTALELFTHGSAWFSSEQGKKGQIKVGQLADLIALSADYFHIDDEAIKWIESVLTIVDGKIVYGNAEFEKLSPPPIPVVPEWSPVTKVPGHWQPLAPLTAQVHQCVGACAVHAHSHQRARMSSAPISDFQGFWGAFGCSCFAF from the coding sequence ATGCCTGATGCCCCGGCCGATCTGATTTTGTACAACGGACGCTTGCACACCGTTGACCGCAAGAAGCCCCAGGCCAGCGCCGTGGCGATCAAGGACGGACGCTTCGTGGTGGTGGGCAGCGACGCCCAGGCCATGGCCCTGCAAGGCCCCGGTACGCAGATCATCGACCTGCATGGGCGCACGGTGATCCCTGGCCTTAACGACTCGCACCTGCACCTGATTCGCGGCGGCCTGAATTACAACCTCGAACTGCGCTGGGAAGGCGTGCCGTCACTGGTCGATGCTTTGCGCATGCTCAAGGACCAGGCGGACCGCACACCCACGCCGCAATGGGTGCGGGTGGTCGGGGGCTGGAATGAATTCCAGTTCGCCGAAAAACGCCTGCCGACGATTGAAGAACTGAACAAGGCAGCGCCGGATACGCCGGTGTTCGTGCTGCACCTCTACGATCGCGCCCTGCTCAACCGCGCGGCGCTGAAAGTGGTCGGCTACACCCGCGACACACCGAACCCACCGGGTGGCGAGATCGTTCGTGACGCGAATGGTGACCCGACCGGCATGCTGATCGCGCGCCCGAACGCGATGATCCTCTACTCGACGCTGGCCAAGGGACCGAAGCTGCCGCTGGAATATCAGGTCAACTCGACCCGCCAGTTCATGCGCGAACTCAATCGACTCGGCCTGACCAGTGCTATCGATGCCGGTGGCGGCTATCAGAACTACCCGGACGACTATCAAGTCATTCAGCAACTGGCCAAAGACCAGCAACTCACGGTGCGCATCGCCTACAACCTGTTCACCCAGAAACCCAAGGAAGAGCTGACCGACTTCAAGAACTGGACCAGTACCTCGCACTACGGTCAGGGCGACGACTTCCTGCGGCACAACGGTGCCGGGGAAATGCTGGTGTTCTCGGCGGCAGATTTCGAAGACTTCCTCGAACCGCGCCCCGACTTGCCTCAGACCATGGAGCAGGAGCTGGAACCGGTGGTCCGCCACCTCGTCGAGCAGCGCTGGCCGTTCCGCCTGCACGCCACGTACAACGAATCCATCAGCCGCATGCTCGACGTGTTCGAGAAGGTCAACCGCGACATTCCCTTCAATGGCTTGCCATGGTTTTTCGATCATGCCGAAACCATCACTCCGCAGAACATCGAACGGGTCAAAGCCTTGGGCGGCGGCATTGCGATTCAGGATCGCATGGCGTTCCAGGGTGAATACTTCGTCGACCGCTACGGCGCCAAAGCCGCCGAACACACACCGCCCATCGCGCGCATGCTGGCAGAAGGCATTCCGGTCGGCGCCGGCACCGACGCCACGCGCGTGTCCAGCTACAACCCATGGACCTCGATGTACTGGCTGGTCAGCGGTCGCACCGTCGGTGGTATGGAGTTGTACCCGCAAGGCCTCAGCCGCGACACCGCGCTGGAATTGTTCACCCATGGCAGCGCCTGGTTCTCCTCCGAGCAAGGCAAGAAAGGCCAGATCAAGGTCGGGCAACTGGCGGATTTGATTGCGCTGTCGGCGGACTACTTTCACATCGACGACGAAGCGATCAAGTGGATCGAATCGGTGCTGACCATCGTCGATGGCAAGATCGTCTACGGCAACGCCGAGTTTGAAAAACTCTCACCGCCGCCAATTCCGGTCGTGCCCGAGTGGTCACCGGTGACCAAGGTGCCGGGACACTGGCAACCGTTGGCGCCGCTGACGGCGCAGGTTCACCAGTGTGTCGGCGCGTGTGCGGTGCATGCCCACAGCCACCAGCGGGCGCGGATGTCGTCGGCGCCGATCAGTGACTTCCAAGGGTTCTGGGGCGCGTTTGGCTGTTCCTGTTTCGCGTTCTAA
- a CDS encoding hydrogenase maturation protein: protein MRSLKIILLSSAFNGLTQRAWLELREAGHSPSVVLFTDADAVLQQIEYCGADLVICPFLKDRVPQQLWSNTRRPVVIIHPGIVGDRGASALDWAITHERERWGVTALQAVEEMDAGPVWATCEFNLPQGLRKSELYNGRVSDAAIRCIREVVEKFVAGFVPVPVDYSQHQVLGRLQPNMKQADRTFSWHDCSRFIKRSIDAADGQPGVLASLAGGQYYVYDAHLDARSGTPGEILAVHDDAVLVATGDHSVWIGSLRRKPLPGEETFKRPARHVLAQQLREVPTLDWSIASNPFNTEAYQPIRYRESGQVGELTFEFYNGAMSTEQCQRLVDALRWAKARDTKALLIKGGRGSFSNGVHLNVIQAAEVPGLEAWANIQAIDDVCEELLTARQLVISGVTGSAGAGGVMLALAADIVFARAEIVLNPHYKTMGLYGSEYWTYSLPRAVGQAMAEKLTEDCLPVSATQALQLGMVQEIGPRCPDEFGLWLLQRANGALSDPAYAAIRERKGRSDTQLMQHCRNAELEEMHLDMVQNRKQFAEKCRNFVLKRKACGTPQRLVAEWARAIELAG, encoded by the coding sequence ATGCGTTCACTCAAGATCATTCTGCTGTCATCCGCCTTCAACGGCCTGACCCAACGGGCCTGGCTGGAATTGCGCGAGGCCGGGCACTCACCCAGCGTGGTGTTGTTTACCGACGCAGACGCGGTGCTTCAACAAATCGAATACTGCGGCGCCGATCTGGTGATCTGCCCGTTCCTCAAGGACCGGGTGCCGCAACAGCTGTGGAGCAACACCCGGCGCCCGGTGGTGATCATCCATCCGGGCATCGTCGGTGATCGCGGCGCCAGCGCGCTGGACTGGGCGATCACCCATGAACGGGAGCGTTGGGGCGTCACCGCGTTGCAAGCGGTGGAGGAAATGGACGCCGGGCCGGTCTGGGCCACGTGCGAGTTCAACCTGCCGCAAGGCCTGCGCAAATCCGAGCTGTACAACGGGCGGGTCAGCGACGCGGCGATTCGTTGCATCCGCGAAGTCGTGGAAAAATTCGTCGCCGGTTTCGTGCCGGTGCCGGTGGATTACAGCCAGCATCAAGTGTTAGGCCGCTTGCAGCCGAACATGAAACAGGCCGACCGCACCTTCAGTTGGCACGACTGCTCACGCTTTATCAAACGCAGCATCGACGCGGCCGACGGTCAGCCCGGTGTGTTGGCCAGCCTGGCGGGCGGTCAGTACTACGTGTATGACGCTCATCTGGACGCACGCAGCGGCACGCCGGGAGAAATTCTGGCAGTGCATGACGATGCGGTGCTGGTGGCAACCGGTGATCACAGCGTGTGGATCGGATCGTTGCGGCGCAAACCGTTGCCCGGCGAAGAGACTTTCAAGCGCCCGGCCCGGCATGTACTCGCGCAGCAGTTGCGCGAAGTGCCAACCCTGGATTGGTCAATCGCCTCAAACCCGTTCAACACCGAAGCCTATCAACCGATCCGTTATCGCGAATCCGGGCAAGTCGGCGAGTTGACCTTCGAGTTCTACAACGGCGCCATGAGTACCGAGCAATGCCAGCGGTTGGTAGACGCACTGCGCTGGGCCAAGGCGCGGGACACCAAGGCGCTGCTGATCAAGGGCGGACGCGGCAGCTTTTCGAATGGCGTGCACCTGAATGTGATTCAGGCCGCCGAAGTGCCGGGACTGGAAGCCTGGGCGAATATTCAGGCGATCGATGATGTCTGCGAGGAACTGCTCACCGCCCGACAATTGGTGATCAGCGGAGTGACCGGCAGTGCCGGGGCCGGCGGTGTGATGCTGGCGCTGGCCGCCGACATCGTCTTCGCCCGCGCCGAAATCGTGCTCAATCCGCACTACAAAACCATGGGCCTGTACGGCTCCGAATACTGGACCTACAGCCTGCCTCGCGCCGTGGGCCAGGCCATGGCGGAGAAACTCACGGAAGACTGCCTGCCGGTCAGCGCGACCCAGGCGTTGCAACTGGGCATGGTCCAGGAGATTGGTCCGCGTTGCCCGGATGAGTTTGGCTTGTGGTTGTTGCAACGGGCCAACGGCGCGTTGAGTGATCCGGCGTATGCGGCGATTCGCGAGCGCAAGGGGCGTAGCGATACGCAGTTGATGCAGCATTGCCGGAATGCTGAGCTGGAGGAGATGCACCTGGACATGGTGCAGAACCGTAAGCAATTTGCCGAGAAGTGCCGCAACTTTGTGCTGAAGCGCAAGGCGTGCGGGACGCCGCAGCGGTTGGTGGCGGAGTGGGCCAGGGCAATTGAGTTAGCCGGTTGA